The Malus sylvestris chromosome 3, drMalSylv7.2, whole genome shotgun sequence genomic sequence GGTCcccttaaaaaaattcaatgtatagtaaaaaaaaatatcaaattgttTTAGCCAATCTGATTAAATCAGTTGAAATGtgaattagtaaaaaaaaatcaaaatgaaaataaaagtatttttctttttcaaaaattgaaatttaaagtcatttagtactacagtttaatgatatttttcttaactTCGATTTTCACCATaaacgaatttaaaccacattattattaacacattgtgaggctaagccaaTCTCTTCCGTGTAGAtcatatcgtttgttaaaaaaaaatttaaaaaaaaactgaaatttaaaaaaattcaaaaaattaaaataagttatttaaacaaacatggGCCTTTGTGAAATTATCCACTGCTTGTGTACCAAGGGAAAAAGAGAGGGCATTAATCCTCTGCTTTTCGGGGATAGAAATTCAGTGAACGGCTTGTGTTTCCGTCTATCTCGCATACACGGTAGATTAACtcctaaaaccctaattggtGCAGTATACCTCCACCTCCAGTGCGATTTCCATTTTCGCCTGCTTCAGCCTCAAATcagacacctaaaaccctctGCATCTAAGAGCTTCCAATCACAACACTTTCGGTTCTCTCCCACCGAGTATGATTACTTAAACCCTCTCTGCTACTTCATTCtatttcggtttcggtttcggttttgaagGAATCGTGTGAGttaatttggggtttttttagGATCTAATGGCTGCCCCTAATGAGCCGACGGTTTTGGACAAGGAACAGGTGAGTGCCCTTTTCTTCATTGTTCTAAAGTTTCTACCTTTGGAGTTTGAATATGATTTCAAGTCTACCCAAGATTGGAAATTCATGGTCAGATTGTTTAATGGGGGTTGGGGAATCTGTGTGTTATTTGAATTGGGGTGTAATCAGATTCGGTATAGTTTGTCTAATTGGTCAATGATGGCGGTGTTTTCGACATTAGTAGTGAAACCGAGGCATTTCACGGGAGTTAGGATGGAGCAATATGGTTGATGTTAATGGATTTCTATTCTTTTTGTTATGAATTGTTGCCATAAAAGTTGTGTTATTAAACAATGTTGGCgttttggaaagacttgaagtttGTTTTCAATGAATGTGCAGATTTTTGGTATGGCAGAGAAGGAGATGGAATACAGGGTTGAGTTGTTCAACAAGTAAGTTTTCTGTACGGTGTCAGATATCACGGTTCACTAATGTGGTTTTATATGGAAGGCGGCGAGGGTTGTTTCTTCTAGCCTATATTCTagtttgagaaatttttaggGGCTTTTTTTCCATAAGCGTGAtcatttatttgtttctttattttggCTTTTACCTGTTTCACTATTATTTCCGTTGGACTTAATACTTTGTGTTGATGAGCATGTATGATTGTTCACTAAAAAACAAGGCTTTGGAACAAGAGTTCTAAAGCAATCGTATTTGGTTGTCTTGTGGCTTCAATGTGTGAGCATTTTAGTCCTTTCTGTTTTTGTTATACGCTTTGACTGAGCACATCTATTTAGGTTGCGAATTCTGCTTTGGTATCTGCAATTTTCCATGTCTAATACATTGGCTCCAGTGGTTACCGGTTTTCACTTACGCATTTAATCGTTCATTGATTCAGGCTTACCCACACATGTTTCAACAAGTGCATCGAGAAGAAGTATGAgaacccttttcttttctctatttAGTTCTTATGGACCTCTATGAAAGATACGCAGCAGTTTACTTTTAGGCCCTTTTTTGAAATCTAAAATTACTGAAGTTAGTAAATGTGAATTGTCAAATACATCCAGGTACAAGGAGTCTGAGCTAAATATGGGTGAAAACAGTTGCATTGATCGGTGCGTGTCAAAATACTGGCATGTAAGTATCTATATGTTTCATATGATTTTAGTGCTAGTGTATTGGATTACGTTATAAGAACAATCCCAGTCATccttcaaatatttttatttcttcatttctgcTGTCGTTGATATTTATCACTTCAATTTATTCTCTTTAGCTACTTCCACTGCATCTCTCCAAATAATTTCTTTGAAAATCTCCAAAAACTACTGCAATTGCAATTTTTTAgagtttatatttttaattttgagtgTTGGTCTTTACCAGTTGAACGCTTTTGATGGAAACTAAGCAATAAACGTTCGCAACTTTAGCTACTGCCGCATCTATGATTATGCAAATGCAAGTTAGTTTTTTATGTTTATATGATTGAAACATTTTGTTGTTTGCAGGTGACTAATCTAGTCGGCCAGCTGCTTGGTTCTGGTAGGCCTCCTATGTAAAATGTTGTCTAGTCCTGTTAGAGAGCTGCTGTTCCTCAAATGGATGCTTGGATGGATCTCCGGTGATGTGGAGATTGTAATTGTTCGCATTGTTGTGCCCTTTTGTTTTTCCCCATTTTGTTGGTCGACGGAAGAATTAGGGACAGTTTTATCATCCGTCGCCCTATGTTCAAGACCATAGTAGAATTGGGCATTCATAATGAAGAgttcttaattattttgttttcttgaataattGCCATTGTTTTCGATGGTTTGGTTACACCTTAAAATGTTGGAATGCTTGTACCTTTTCGGCAGCTTTGTTAAGGAAAAGTTACGAGGATTTTCGATGGTTTGGTTACACCTTAATATGAGTGCTTTTATAGCACATTACTAAACATTCAAGTGCTTCATGAAAAAGTTCTTTTCAGTGCTTCTTCAAACCCTTTTTCCGTCGGACATTGCCAGAAATGTTTTTAGCCTTTCTATAAGTACTACCAAATGATCCTTCCTTTATCTTAGGATGAAAATACAACATCACCCCAAGTTTAAGGGTTCGTTTGGTAATGTTTTCGCGATAACTTAAGATGAAAAAACTATCCAAGTTCTAATATAATAGAAAGGGGCTTTCACCATCTATTTCTGCCCGAACTCTTTCTGAGTTTCCCTCCTAGCGAACGGGGAAAGCTTATCCCTCACTCGCATTCGCCTAATCGAGCAGAACGCCACTCGGCGCTCATCCTACAACTGGTCCCGCCTATAGTTATAGTGTCGAACACACATAAGTATAGGTTTTGTTGTCCTTACGACGGTTGTCAAAGACCGGGGCTTTGCACTTCGCGACCCTATCTAGATAAGTTAGGGACTCACTTTTGTGTACAAAGTTATCGTGACATTAAAGCCTTTCACTCTAAATGCAACATCCCCTGTGTAACAATCTATCGCAGTAGCAAAGTCTTTTGCTTGGAATGCAGCAACCCAATGCTTCTTAAGATTTAATCTTGGAATAAGACTTGGCTTTGAAATTTCAGTAGATATCCTACTTACATCAAATCCCAAGTAAACATGTGtccaagttttgattttttaatcaaaacttGAACACATATCCATCCAAAATTGACTGTAAGCAGGACCTACAGCTGAAATGTTCAGCAACGAAGTAGCCTTCTTAATCTTGTAGGTCTGATTTCTCTGCAGTTTCCTGCTAGGTGGAAGGAGACTGGGAGTGTTCTACTcactttccttttttcttttttttttcttttttttggaaagACACTTTCCATTTTGTACAGGTGAGATAATAACAATGTGGTTCAAATCcgtctttgacgagaattgTACTTTAgccatctcacttacaagtaaagaggaataccattaaACTGTAATACTAAGTAGCTTGTTAACATGATCATACTAGCTACGTAGGTTTTTACATGTCAGTGTTGATTAGAAGACTTTCTGCCTATAGACAATTGGTTTTGGGTTCAGTGTTCACATTTTAACATGGTATTTAAAGAATATGCACGCGTTAAGCCAAACAATCTCTCAAAAAGAGAGAAGCAAACGTAAAATAGTTTGCGGGGTCTAATTAAGATACCCCTAACAATATGGTACCCTTATTCTTTTGTACAGGTGaactttaaactaatctaaactGCGGGATTGGAGATTCGAACCTGGTTGTCTGTTCTTATTCCGCTGTCTCAAGCAACCGCAGAACACTCAGTAATCTAATATGATGTAATGCTGCTTGGCgtaaattctataaataaagcATCCTACACAATGAAAATTCCAGAACCTAATATAATGCATCAGTAACTGAACATATACAGAAGAGGAAACAACTGACTTGATTTCTATATAGCCACTGGCTGCTACAGATCAAAATAAACGAAAATAAACGTCAAGACCAACCTAAAGATTGTTATGGCCAACTGATCATTTTGTGCTGCATCAGAAGAACTCAGACGCCGAAGAGGAAAAACCACGTATTATTCACTTTTCAGCTTATCCAGCTTCTTAACTTCCAAGGATGTGCCAACGTTTAGAATTTCCTCCGCATCATTGTCCATCCCGAGGCTCTTTAGGGCTGCCGCTTGAAGGTAGAAGGCAGTTGGCCACTCACGCTTTTCTGCTAGGGCTTCCTGGCCATCTCGAAGAGCTTCTTGTGCCTTGTCACTCAGCAAGTAACACAAGCACCGTCTAACCAGCATAGTTGGCGATTTCACTGGCACACGATCAAAGTACTGCAACGAAAATAAGAAGATTCACTTAGGACTAAACTGATAAGTGAATCCGTTTCTACTATATGTCCACTTAATATGTGTAGTACTAAACTTGTAAAgcgtattttttaagttatcaTAGCTTAGTTTTCATAACCCCACCGCTAATTATATCTTGTTCACTAACAAAATCAAgtgagtttccaaaatatcTGGACACTAAAGAAATTATGACAAGATAGTTTTGCAGTTCAAGATTAGTGGCTTACTTCCGTATAAGAACTTATCGCGATGGCAAAATTTTTCTCTTTGAATGCAGTATCCCCCTTCTTCCTAAAAT encodes the following:
- the LOC126615420 gene encoding mitochondrial import inner membrane translocase subunit TIM10-like isoform X2, whose product is MAAPNEPTVLDKEQIFGMAEKEMEYRVELFNKLTHTCFNKCIEKKYKESELNMGENSCIDRCVSKYWHVTNLVGQLLGSGRPPM
- the LOC126615420 gene encoding mitochondrial import inner membrane translocase subunit TIM10-like isoform X1 translates to MAAPNEPTVLDKEQIFGMAEKEMEYRVELFNKLTHTCFNKCIEKKYKESELNMGENSCIDRCVSKYWHVSIYMFHMILVLVYWITL